The genomic stretch GTTATGGAAGTGGTCGCCGACAGGTGGGAGCCCGCCACGCTTTTCGTTGTATCCAGCGTGCCCGGAGCTCCCATGTGCAACGGGgacaggctcggggcgccggacaacgtattgggccgcgccggactgAAGGGGGCTTTggagcgcgcggctgggaacaaaATTTTATCCggggcgccccaaatccctttggggcgcggctagagatgctcttaccactTATTATTACTACACTAAGTaaggtcaaagaagaagaaaaaaatgtgTGCACTAGAAAGGGCTTAACTTGTACTGCTCCAAATATACATGGAGAGATAAAATTTTGACATAAACAGCAAAAGATCCATGATGGTGTAAGTGGAACAGCAGAAAGGCAGGCAAGACCTTTCCTTTCCTTTCACATGAAGAAGAAAGGAAAGAACGGACCTGCTTGCCCAACTGCATCATGGTCAATCATCACCACTGACTGAGCCATACAAAGTTGTCTCTGAATTATGACGAGAGAGCTTTGCTGCCTCAGACTTGGAGCAGGTTTGTTTCACGAATCCAGCCAGTACATTCTGATCTGGAGTACTATTTGACTCCCAGAAAGTAATGTTCTGTCATGGCAATGTTGCAGACTAACAATTTTGAAACAAGAAATTCAGATCCTGCATGGTCCAAACCTATCTGGTACTCAGGtttacaaaaagaaaagaaatatatCTCTCATTACAAAAGCACACAGAGATTTCCACTTCTGGAAAGGAACAATGTAAAAAAGAACTGTGACCATGAACAACATACACAACACATTGCACCAGATATTACTTATCCAACATTTTATCTGCATTGACAATTGGCTTGTCTGATCATGCTGGGTACTTCTCTTGCAAAATTTTGTAACTAAAGAATTTCTGTTTCAGCCTAGAAAACAGTCAATGACAAACATATATGGTGGATGAACCACTTCTTTCACTAGTGCCAAGATCACATCATGCACAAGCACAACAGCAATTCAACTCTGAGGGAGGTGATCGCATAACGTTGCAATATAATGGCAGCATTAATAATATTGTAGCAACCAACCATCCGTAACAACGAATCCAAGACTAGAGAAATGTTCTCTGAAGCGAAAGAACTGCTAGAGCTAGAGCTAACAAAGAGTCTGAACTGAAGACCTAACTGGATTTTCGCATCCGCTTCTCTCATCATCTACACGACTACCAGCCAAATAGCTTCTAAAGCCCGACAGGTTCAGCAGAATATTCCTGATCACCAGCAGATCACATATCATCAACGGTCTTCCTCATCTGCATCACCTTCTTGTGAGAATTGGAGTGCATGAAGCTCACGAAGGTCGGGCTGTTGGCGGGCCTGTACTCTGGCAGCAGCCTGCCAGACTTGTACCTCACGCCACACGCATTGCATAGGCTCTTAGGCCCCAAGGGGCCGGTCCTCCACTGCGGGGTCTTGTAGGACATGCAGTGGGTGCACCTCTTCACTGGCTCCTCCGGTGGGAGCTCCTCGTTCACATATGTGGCCTTCTTGAACTTCCTCTTCGCCTGCTGAAACTCCTCATCCACAGGTGCAGCAGTCTTCTTGATCTTCCTCTTCTCCTGTGGAGGCTCATCATCATCTCCAAAATGTGTGGTCTTCTTGATCCTCCTCTTATCCTGGCCCCTTCCTTGATCTTGTTCCTCATAGATTTCTTGGCCGCAGCGCTCCATGGAAATGAACCCGTTCCCTGCCTTGAGCCTCAGGCTGCATGCGCTACACAATGGCATTGAACCCTGCCACTGTGGTGCTAGGTTGGACAAACAAATGCTACACCTCCTCACCACCTGTTCTTGTTGGAACTGCATTGGTGCAGTCATATTGAGCTTATATTCTTCCTCATGTTCCTGTTGTTGGACAAGTTCTTGGTCTTTCTCTTTCTTGGGGAGGATGAGCTCACTCTCTGCTAGCCAATCCTTCTGATCAAGTAGTAGTGGTGGCTCAACAAACACCGTGACATAGTGTTCTTCATCGCTCTCTCTTATAACAGAGGCCaggcttcttttctttcttctgggattggaagatgaaggatgtggtaatccCGGTTTTCCAGCTGCTTGTTCTGGGGAGACAGGGTAGGATGCAGGTCTAGACAAACAGTCCTCTAAATAGCCGGAGAGCCACACTGTGTTGCTATCCTCGTTTTCCTGCAAATCAAAGAGTAGCACGTGGCATGTTAGATAAAATTGCAAAAGTGATTGTTTCTGAATCTATTTCTAGAAGGAATTACACAACTGTGAGGAAATATCCTTTTTCATAAAGGTTCTTTTCTACAATTTCTGCAACAAACAAGCATGTGAGGATAAAACAAACGGATGGAACTACAGGCAAGCCTTACTCGGTTAGGATTGCCCTTAGCAATATGGGCACACAAATAAAGTGAAGCAGAAGCATGGAGCAATCAATTTGGCCAATAGATTTCTGAAGAAAAACTATCAAAGAACAAACTCCTATAGATAGTCAACGTGTATTTTCTTTTGAACTACTGTATTTCCTAAGAACAAACCATCAAAGAACAAACATTATCCATGCGGAACTGCTTGGGGGAATTGCAAGTTATGAACCTAGGACTTCATGAAGAAAATGTAGGTTTCAATACCAATTTAATTTTCTGGAACATACTTTTGAACATAATGACAGGTCAAGCATTTACAATGCAATTAAGCACCACGGAACAGAAACCACCACAGTGGGCAGTTTCTCTCATCAGGATGCAATTGAACAGTTGAGTGGCAAAGGCTATGGCAAACTTTCAGTCACCCTGAATACGAGGAACTGAACTGATTCATGGAAAGATATCTCCTTAAATTCTTCAAGTGGGTTGTCAATGTTTCCAGTCCTAGAGTTTCAACTCGAATTGACACACAAAGCTACAATAACGAGGTGCTGGGTGCATTGCCAATGTTTCCAATCCTTGAGTTTCCACAGAAATTGACACAAAGCAAAAACTGAAGTGTCCCTTATTACACAAAGTTAAGATTGCTGAGTGCCATTGCCCTAAAGTTTCCACGCAAATTGATACAAAACTAGAATATCTCTGTCACAATCTGTATCAACAGTGAGTGCACTTGTGCAATGACAATGACAGGACGCCAGGAACATATGCAAATCGACATTGAAGGTCATCAGGACGCGCATTGTTTTTCCTCCAGGTGATGTCACAAGAAAGGAAACACCCGTATGCTACTTTTCCCAATGGGTAGATTGCAAGAATCCGGCATAAACCCTAGGGCGAGAAAAGAAAGGCACAACTGCTGCAGGGGAAAAATATCCCCTCGGCAGCCGACAGTTACCGTTGAATTTCTTCAACAAATTGCAAAATTATTCCCTCCAACCAATTTAATCTCCCAATAGATGGACGGACACAAACCTAAACAGACGGGTTAGAAAATTCCTCTGCCACGGAAGAACAGAGCAGTAAAAAAGCAAAACAGGAACAAAATCAGCATTTCTTTAATGTTGCAGTAATAGTTCATCCCGAAGTGGGGGAAGAACACAGATAAGGAACCAACAAAACCTAGGGCTCAAGCAGAAAACTGCACCTAAACCCCGTAATTCTTGGACTGGCGGCGCCTAGACCCCCAATAGTCCGAACCCCCAAAAAAGCATTGAAAAACCAAGAAGAGAACCCATCTTTCTTGCCACCGAAGCAAGCAACCGCAGCCCAAAGCCCTATTTCTGGGCAAGCAATACATAGAAGAATCCTAGGGGAACAAGAAagcgggagggggagggggaaagAAACTGACCATGGCGGGCTCGTGGGGGAACAAGTCGcccaggccggcggcggcggccgccgccgcattCGGTAGTCGGTGCACGTCCATGCTGCCCCAGGCAGCCGCCTCCAAGACGGCTGAAGCACGCAgggaggagagagggggagggagggtagagagagaaagaagagatAGAGAGAGGGTAGGGATTCCGCGAGCTTTTTGGCCCCGAGCGGAGGTTTTTATGGGGAAGAAGAGAGAACAGCTGTGGGGAGAGCGCGTTGGGGTTACGATTGTGTGCGCCGAAAAAGGCCGGATTTTTACCCCATTGGGAGAAAAAAGGCCCAAGACATGTCTCTCTTTTGCTTAgtcatgaggtttagggtttgggtgaTTATAATTTGGGCGGTTGCAcggttcaaaaaaaaatcatggggGGGTTTTAGGGTTTACCAATTGTTAGTTTGACATGCCAATTGTGTTTTGGTTGCTGGAGGGGTTTTTCTCGTTTGAGAAGATAATGATATTGTGAGGTTTATcttggggtcaaaaaatccatgaCATGTGTTAAGCAAGAGAATTTTCTTAGTATGGTAATAAATATCCAAAACAGAATTGGCAAcgataatttttttttcattagtACCATACATGGCTCATGCCAGAAGGCTTCCCGTCCTCTAGAAAACCCTAGGCGACATCCGACTATACCACGAGATTGTCGATTCCCCTCCACTCGGATTGCTACTCTAGCGGCGAGAGGCACCGGGGGCACTTGTTGTGGATGTTAGACATGGATTCAAGAATATAGTTTTAGGATTTTGTGGTGGCACCGTCTTGATCGGGTGGTTGTGCGTCAAATAAGGTCTCTCTAGCCGATCTCCTTCTCGATGACATGTTTGGCGGCATTGAGTAGCCAAAAGGAGCTGTTTAGTGTAGGGCGGTGCTTCGGCGTGGTTGTTCTTCATCGGCGGGTGATAGCAACAAAACTACGCGTATTTACCAACTTGTTGGGACGACAAGGGTCAAGTGATTAAACAAGCGTAATTTAACCCACATGAGTGACTCAagagtttatatcaaactctcggagAAAATGGTTATATCCTTAATCCTCTTCGATCAACCTAAAAATGCAAAAGAAATGGTTTTATGTCCCAACTCCACCGAGGTGTTTTGTCAAGCACAACTATTTATAAGCAATTTTTTAAATAAAGTCAAAAAAGTAAGTTGCCGAAATATATAGGGTTGTTGTGAGATAAGTGGCACAACACTGCAAGAACTTCTCATcacataaataaagtaaagctagataTTTTGGATTGTCATGTTTAATTAAGGCTAgaacaaaaaaaatacaaaataaagtaaatggtgTTTCTTATGGATTAAAATGGTATGGGATTCATGGTTTCACTTGACCTCTCTCATAAACATGGTTGCACACGAATATAGCAATAAATAACAAATTAAGAGTGACATCAAATTAACATGAAGTGATTGGTACACATTCATATGGGTATCACATCCtagcatagagatgatgcaacacatctcactAATACTCCCTTGGAAGGGAAAACTCCTTCAACTAAGTTTAAGGTAAACAGAGTAGGGGCAAACAAGATCATGTAGACAATTACTATATGGGCAATAAGATATAAGAAAttatttatccctagtgaggtgccCAATGGAATTATGGAATGGTAAAAACCCCGTTTTTGGATGAGATAGAAACCTTCTTCCCTAGTATCAAAATTGTTTTAATTAGAGTTTTTAATACCATCATCGGAAAGACCTCTACATAAGCCCATACTTTCGCTTTTGGGAGCAAGGCCATAAAAAGCCACTTCAGCAGGTCCCTGCGTCAAGAGCTAGACAAGCCCCTAGACCCACGACCTTATATACAGAGGCCCCCATCGCCACCATTACATGTGTCCCATATACCAATTAGTCACATTTGCGATTGAGTACACACGCAGTTAGTGGATATTGTTGAAATTTGTGTATTGTTTTGGGGCTGGAAAAGTGGGCCCAACCCCTCTTTGAGGTCTAAGGGGCCAATAGTAGGGGCTATCgccggagatgctctaagcatcaTCTTGCCTATTTTCACTTCAATATAGTCGTATATTTCTCTTTCTGTACCATATGAAATTAATAGGGATAGCATAGATGAAAAGGCGAACAATGTCAAATTGAATTGAAAGTCAGCTGCAAATTAGCAAAACTTCAAAATATACTTGGTATTAGCAAAACATCAAAATATACTTGGTTTAAGATATTTTTGATGTTATCGTTCAAGAAATAATTCTTCTTACTAGAGAAGTTTCTTGTAAAGCTAGTACGATAGTTGTTTCTAGTGTACTGACAGCGACTATCAATTTGATATTAAAACGTGCAGAGGATATATCCTCTTATGAATTTGCAAATAATGAGAGAAATCTGCAGCATATCTTATTCCTTGTCCAGTCTGCATTTCATTTATTTTCCAGTCAGTAGTACAAGAATCCTTTCAATGTTTTCGTGCTCGTTTCCCTCCCTTTTATGACACGCAAGAAAGGCTAGTAGGCACTAGGCAGAGAGGCCAAACTCATGTGAACCACCCTCCCTTTTCCCCAAAGTACAATACAACAACTCGAAAAAAAGTGAAGCTGATGCTGTAAAACTTTTTATCGTGCGTGAAGCAACAGATGTGTAAATTGCATATGCAATCTTTTTTTTTGTCATATGTGGAGAAAAAGAAAGCTTTTGCCATAGATGGAAAATAAAAGTGAAGCTGGTGGTGCTGTTCATGCTGTCATGCATTTTTGTGAGCATGTGGAACTTTTCTTGCTTTTAGGCACGCCTTGTTTTATAACTTTACCATTGTTTTCACGGTTGAGTTATCGTTGAAAATGAAATGAAACATACCAAAAAAAATCAGCAGGCGTTAAATGCCCAATTTTTTAAGTGCCTTCTTTTGAAAGCTATGAGTGAGAAGCCAACAAAGGTAGAAATGGTTTGAGCGATCAAATGGCTAAAAAGGTAGATACAAGTTCCTTTTCCTATTTGACCCATAAGTTTGCCCAACATTGCCAGAAGTCCTTTTAACATGTCAAGAAACAAAAACACACTTGGTTGCCTCTTCATCATCAGAACCATTCAGAAAAGACACTAGAATCCAGGAGCAAAATCTGTTTGGTCTCATTAGCCTTCCACAGATCAATTCAGGTGATAACAACTGTCCCTGAAAGATATCATCTTCAGTCATGATCCATCACAAAACAAGACTCAAGTCGATTGCGACTACAGGTACTCCAAAATCCAAATCTGATGGACAGCATATGCTCCACTGGAAACCAGGCTATATGTACACTTGGAAGTTGGAGCGGGACGCAAGCAACAATATCTCCAATTCTGCTTCCTTCCAAAGTCCTCTGCACAGACGAAAATCTGTACTATTAATTTCTGAAAACAACCACTCATCGCAGTCCAAAAAACACCGCAAACAAAAATATAAGAAGCACCACATGCACTTGAGCAGCAAAAAGGACAAATCCAGCTTTAATGATCCAACTTGTCAAtggaaaaatatatttcatattcTATTCCCAACTTATAGACAATTGTAGGAATCATACCATCATTGCTGAACTTTTCTGAACTCTGTGAGGACAGGATATATGTTCTCAAAGGCTGTATACGTCTGTTCTCTCACCTACAAATGGAACAGCTCAGATAGAGCGCGATTATGATTGAGTAATAGAGAAACCCACAGGAAATGACTACAAACCTTTGCTCCAGTCAGAACAATCTTGCCTGAAACAAAAATTAGTAGGACAATCTTAGGCTGCCTCATCCGATAAATCAGGCCAGGAAATAGCTCTGGCTCATACTGTGGAGCAAAACCGTATCAAATATCAGTAcagaaacaagacaaaaagaaaagtTCCAAGAAAGGAAAATACAATGCCTGGTAAACTAGTGCTAACAGGAATCATAGTCTTCAACTTAGTAACTTACACTTGAGAAAGCGCCATGAGAATATGCGAGGCCCTCAAGCCTTATAGGGAATTTGACATCACAAGATGCAACAATATTCTGGATCTTGAAGTCCTGATGTTACAGAATTAACAAACATTCAGCAAACTAATTTTTATTAAGGTACAAACATGCACAATTTATACAAGTATTGGATAGGTACCTTGAATTTTGCAGGAAAGCTAAGCTTCTGGATTATACGAGCATACTGAAAACAGAAAAACATTTAAAATTTCAGAAATCTCTAAGCAAATACATTTGATATGTATGAGAGAGAAAGAAAGGCAGGTAATACCTTTCTAGCAGCAAGTTTCGATTGCTGTTCACTCTTTGCTCCAGTGCAGACCTGATAATGCAGCAATGGGAATACTTTGCATCAGTGTGTAATGGTGAGGATGGCCACTAAGATAGTAACTCTCTGATATAACTATCAGCCTACTTTTACCCAAGTGTTAACAAAGACCActgcaacaacaacatcaaagcctttttccaagcaagttggggtaggctagatatgaaacccaacaaaAATGAAAGGAAGCTACTTTTTTTTTGGTCTCGATCAAAGCGAATGAGAGACACAGATACCCCAAGAACTTTTTTTAATCGAATTCAAGTACCAAACCAATACCAAACATTCTCAACAAAACTTTATTTCCGATGGCTGCTGATATTTAGAGGGTCTTTACAGATTAATACATATAATTCTGATAAATGACTGCTGACAAGATGTCGCACAAAAGAAACAGTCAGTGTTTATGGGGAATTGGCGTTAATTTTCAATTGTGCAACAGTACCAGCTCCAAAGACATTTAGTAATCAGACTACAAAAGAACATATACTGCATCTGATATACAGAAACTTAACCTTACCATTTTTCCAGATGCGAATATCAGTGCAGTAGTTTTTGGTTCTCTTATCCGCATGATAACTGCAGCAAAACGCTGTTTAAAAACAGACAGTTAGCAATACATAAACTATATGCTGCTTGAACAGGGTTGCATACATCAGAACAGCAAGAGAGGGTCAGTCGATGGCAGCTATTTGACACAATAAAACAGATCATATTAACCTGCTAAGAGTACAAATTAGCTACATATGAGTGCAAGTTCTAAACAGCCTTAGCTTTATTTAGTAAAATGCAGAGTACAACAGAGGAACCATGTATCATCAACTCCTCATTTTCCTCTTAAATAAAAGGTAGTCAGGTAGACTCGACGCTCTCTTGGCAAACCCTTGAAGCAACTTACTACTGAACAAAAAACTAAGCTATTGATATATCTGACAATTACTCTGCACGTTCACAGTGTATAAACACGAATTCGGAAGGGTCTTTAGGTTGGGGTTCCAGAAAAGAACACATGTACAGCATCACTAACTCTTAAACCAGGTTATTCACCATCCCCAAAGCAGGAGACACAAAGACATGCAATTGCAGTAGACTTGTCAGTGATAGCAAAGTGACAGCACTTGGATGTTTTTGAAATATAGCACCAGACCACTTTCAATATTCATGAAACTTTTAAATACAGTATGAATAGCCCAATAGGAGAAAAATAAATGTCATGTAACAATGTATACAGATAATGATTTCACCTTGGGGTTATATTCTGCATTGCGTGCCTGAAGAGCTATTGCTTTCAGGTCCAATTTACAGTCTAAGTTGACCGTTGACACTATATTCCTGTCATAAGACCAGAATACACCGAGAACATCAGTACTAAAATAAACACATCACAGAACACTATTTCCTCTGAAAGCCAAATATGACAGCAAAATAAATGTCTAGTGAATTCAAACACTGTGCACTGAACAAGTTCTACCTGATAATTTAGCATGCAAGCCTGAATGCAGAGGAAGTGATGTTTAAAATTCAACTATTTGTATCTAGCactgcttctttctcccaaactgGTAGTACTCTAGTAAATCTCACTCAACATTTGACCACATTCACTCAACCCTCTAGTCTACCATTCTAAGTTACATACATTCCAGAGCATTTAAGCCAAGGTGTGGCACGAATTGCAAACCCGGCGACCCAACACAAAATATGACCTCAACATTATTTTTTCTCTGATTGGGGTCTCGATATTAGTTAGTTATTAATCTACTTTTAACCAGCAAAATTAATCGAAGCACCATAAACCACAACTGCATGATTTTATTTGGTCCATGACCAACAAATCTTGTAATGTGTGTCCCAATCCATCGCCAGTACAATCCAACCAGAAAACCAAATCCACCGAGATTTTCTTTGATTGCTGTTATAGGAAGTGAGCAAGCAAGCTAGACACGAAAACTCAGGATAGACGAGCTGCTCTTCTagctttggttggaaatagaaaagcaAGTTATAGGGCCCATGCTGCATTCCCTCAAATAGCTGTCTTTTTTTCAGCTCATGAACTGGGAAGATCGATCCTAACTCAGCAACAAATCAATAATTATTTTAAATTAACGTATATTAGTTTAAATGTACTTTCCATCTGTGTATCTTGATTAATTATATGACTATATAGGGTCGATCTGTAAAACTCCTACAGCACACGTCCTCCTTCCTCGCTAGTGTAATCCAACCGAATTAATACCAAGTTCCATGCATTCCAGAGCATTCAAGCCAAGGTGTGGCACGAATTGCGAACCCGGTGATCCAACACAAAATATGATCTCGACATTAAATTTTTTCTCTGAACAGGACCTCAATATTAGTTAGTTATTAATCTACTTTTAGTCAGCACCAAGCATGATGAACCACAACTGTATGATTTTATTTGGTCTATGACCAAGAAATCTTCCAATGTGTGTCCCAATCCATCGCCAGTACAATCCAACCACAAAACCAAATCCTTCAACTCATGCACTGGGAAGATTGATCCTAACTAAGCAGCAACTCAAGAATTATTTTCGTGTTTTTTTTAAATGTACTTTCCATCTGTGTATCTTGATTAATTATACTATGACTATATCGTGTCGATCTGTAAAACTCCTACAGCGCACGTCCTCCTTCCTCGCCAGCGGAATCCAACCAAATTGATAACATTCTAAGTTCCATGTATTCCGGAGCATTTAATAAGCCAAGGTGGAGCACGAATTGCAAACCCGGAGATCCAACACAAAATATGACCTCAACATTAATTTTTCTCCGAACAGGGCCTCAATATTAGTTATTATAATCTACAATTAGTCAGCACTAAGCATCATGGACCAAGAAATCTTCAAATGTGCAGCCCAATCCAACCACAAAACCAAATCGATTTCAGCTCATGCATTCCAAACGATCGATCCTAACTCAGCAACAACTCAAGAATTATCTTTAATTGACATATTTTAGTTTAAATGTACTTTCCATCTGTGTATCTTGATTAATTACATGACTATATCGGGTCGATCTGTAAAACTCCTACAGGGCGTGCCCTCCTTCCTCACTAGTGGAATCCAACCATTCCATGCATTAGAGCATTTAAGCCAAGGTGTGGTACGAATTGTAAACCCGGTGATCCACCACAAAATATGACCTCGACATTAAAATTTTCTCTGAATGGGACCTCGATATTAGTTAGTTATTAATCTACTTTTAGTCAGCACCAAGCATCATGACCCACAACTGTATGATTTTATTTGGTCTATGACCAAGAAATCTTCCAATGTGTGTCCCAATCCATCGCCAGTACAATCCAACCAGAAAACCAAATCCAATTCAGCTCATGCACTGGGAAGATCGATCCTAACTAAGCAGCAACTCGAgaattattttcatgtttttttaaATGTACTTTCCATCTGTGTATCTTGATTAATTATATGAGTATATCGGGTCAATCTGTAAAACTGCTACAGCGCGCGCCCTCCTTCCTCGCTAGCAGAATCCAACCAAATTGATAACATTCTATCTAAGTTCCATGCATTCCGGAGCATTTAAGCCAGGGTGTAGCGTAAATTGCAAACCCAGAGATCCAACACAAAATATGACCTCAACATTAAATTTTCTCCGAACAGGACCTCAATATTAGTTAGTTACTATAATCTACTATTAGTCAGCAGTAAGCATCATGGACCAAAGAAATCTTCCAATGTGTGCCCAATCCATCGCCAGTACAATCCAACCACAAAAGCAAATCATTTCAGGTCATGCACTCCAAAAGAATCGATCCTAACTCAGCAACAACTCAAGAGTTATTTCCAATTAAGGTACGTGTTTTAATTTAAATGTACTAATTTTTTATGAGCCTGTCTCGATTAATTAGTATATGACTATATCTGGGTCGATCTGTAAAACTCCCTTCTTCCTCGCAAGCGGAATGAATCCAACCAAATCGAGTTCATCCGCGCATTATTTCGCAGCAAAGCAGTCAACGAGCGCCCATCTAGAAGCGGCGCCAAGAAAATCCCCCCGGCAAGAGGATCTTTGAGGGATGGGAGGGGGCTTACTGGAGCGTGGGGACGATGCCGGAGGGGTGCAGGGAGAGATCGACCGGCTCGCTCCCCtccagcgccgcctccgccgccgccatccacCCCCAAATTAAAGCACCTCAGATCCCGACCCCGACAGCGCGGGGGGCTCCGATTCGGAGGAGCTGCGGAGGAATCCGGGGGAAGAATTCAAAATCGGTGGTCTTTTATATAGATCGGGGAGAGGTGGATCGGAGGAGCGGGCGTGCGTAGGGTTTGGTCGGCAGGGAGGCAGGGTTGGCTGGTttgtgttgtgttgtgtaggtaggGGAACGGGAAACAGTCGGTGATTACGGGGAGATGGGTATTTATAGCCGGAGGGAGGCCACCGTCTGCAGCCGGTCGGGTGCTCGAGTTGTATCCAAGGTCCATTCTCTAACCCGTTTCTTGACGAGGTCACACACCTGATTAGAACATATGTAGACAAATATGGTGGCCatgtgaaagagcaaagtctaaactccatgttttgtgtgtttgatgacaacacttgagttatcTCACCGTGTGTCTTGAGTATTATtactagatttgcaagtgcacggtaacctcgtctggacacgtcaagatcggaggactgaagcgtagttataggttttctggttttgtgtgtgtatcgcgaggtgacatggctaaagatcaaaaggggagaaaaccagttttagccaggccggtactaccggtaccgctacccctataagtaccgccccacggtaccgctctgagttctgcgctggaattgtcccacagtacgagttgcggtacctctgtggtacctggagcggtagtaccgcccacggtaccgcccaggtaccgtaactagttacagcAGTACCGCTcttgtaccgctccggtaccgctttggatccagtaaggtttggaccccattgcggtacctcgagcggtacctctaGCGGTAGTACCAACGTTAATAGCATTCGCGAGAAAAGTCACGCTcgcgtccacgtggaccagatccGGGAATTCGAActcggagcggtagtaccgcttcccaaaagcggtagtaccgcttaggcaagctggacataacggttggatttggaggagcctatataagggcctcttcttccccaacttgtttttatctcttctctctctttctcctccattgttgcttgaGCTTAATACTTGAGGATCtctccaaccat from Lolium rigidum isolate FL_2022 chromosome 4, APGP_CSIRO_Lrig_0.1, whole genome shotgun sequence encodes the following:
- the LOC124708543 gene encoding GATA zinc finger domain-containing protein 12-like, giving the protein MDVHRLPNAAAAAAAGLGDLFPHEPAMENEDSNTVWLSGYLEDCLSRPASYPVSPEQAAGKPGLPHPSSSNPRRKKRSLASVIRESDEEHYVTVFVEPPLLLDQKDWLAESELILPKKEKDQELVQQQEHEEEYKLNMTAPMQFQQEQVVRRCSICLSNLAPQWQGSMPLCSACSLRLKAGNGFISMERCGQEIYEEQDQGRGQDKRRIKKTTHFGDDDEPPQEKRKIKKTAAPVDEEFQQAKRKFKKATYVNEELPPEEPVKRCTHCMSYKTPQWRTGPLGPKSLCNACGVRYKSGRLLPEYRPANSPTFVSFMHSNSHKKVMQMRKTVDDM
- the LOC124705918 gene encoding TATA-box-binding protein 2; this translates as MAAAEAALEGSEPVDLSLHPSGIVPTLQNIVSTVNLDCKLDLKAIALQARNAEYNPKRFAAVIMRIREPKTTALIFASGKMVCTGAKSEQQSKLAARKYARIIQKLSFPAKFKDFKIQNIVASCDVKFPIRLEGLAYSHGAFSSYEPELFPGLIYRMRQPKIVLLIFVSGKIVLTGAKVREQTYTAFENIYPVLTEFRKVQQ